One region of Populus trichocarpa isolate Nisqually-1 chromosome 4, P.trichocarpa_v4.1, whole genome shotgun sequence genomic DNA includes:
- the LOC112325758 gene encoding PR5-like receptor kinase isoform X2: MSVIILLVHLSSFLVAHLFISGVVSTTFTITNKCSYTVWPGIFSREGSAALSTTGFSLEKNESRTLTAPASWRGRFWGRTYCTEDSSGNFSCISGDCGSGKLECSGNPGAPPATLAEFAIGDFNGLDFFDVSVADGFNLPLLVVPSRQNCTSTGCVADLNESCPSELRVTTSTEGKTAACMSACQVTGLSMFCCTGNATCKPSLYSQFFKTPCPHAYSYAYDDQTSTFTCAPTDYQVTFCPGNTTVITENNSRPSPGEITPIPSPEIRPNTTSRRQWVPIIAGIVGGVLAIISFVVIIVWRVRLSKSNDTEEDVEDDYIKQVPGMPVRFSYEDLRVATNDFKETLGRGGFGSVFKGVLADGTGIAVKRLDKLGQGKRAFLAEVETIGSVHHFNLVRLIGFCAEKSYRLLVYEHMSNSSLDNWIFKKIQGSSLDWQTRKKIILDIAKGLAYLHEECRQTIMHLDIKPQNILLDPNFNAKISDFGLSKLIDREMSQVQLSMRGTPGYLAPEWHQELGRITVKVDVYSFGIVLLEVVCARRSVDHSQPESAFHLLRMLQNKAEYILKFLDEYMQSDRDEIIRMIKIAAWCLQDDPEKRPLMSTVVKVLEGVMEVDSNLVYKFSHALAPPPVADDYILSAPPPASVLSNPR; this comes from the exons AATGAGTCAAGGACCTTAACAGCACCAGCTTCTTGGAGGGGGCGGTTTTGGGGCCGCACGTACTGCACCGAAGACTCGTCAGGAAATTTCTCCTGCATCTCAGGCGATTGTGGCTCCGGCAAACTAGAATGTTCAGGCAACCCTGGTGCTCCTCCTGCAACGTTGGCAGAGTTTGCGATTGGTGATTTTAATggccttgatttttttgatgttaGTGTTGCTGATGGCTTCAACCTGCCTTTGCTTGTTGTGCCTTCTCGTCAGAACTGTACAAGCACTGGATGTGTGGCGGATTTGAACGAATCATGTCCGTCAGAGCTTAGGGTTACCACTAGTACAGAAGGCAAGACTGCGGCATGCATGAGTGCGTGCCAAGTGACTGGGTTGTCGATGTTTTGTTGTACTGGTAATGCTACATGCAAGCCTTCTTTGTATTCTCAATTCTTCAAGACTCCCTGTCCACACGCTTACAGCTATGCTTATGATGATCAAACTAGCACCTTCACTTGTGCACCCACCGATTATCAAGTTACATTCTGCCCAG GCAACACAACGGTTATTACAGAAAACAATTCTCGTCCATCACCAGGGGAGATAACACCAATTCCTTCACCAGAAATAAGGCCTAATACTACTTCAAGGAGACAATGGGTGCCAATTATAGCAGGAATTGTGGGTGGTGTTCTTGCCATCATTTCTTTTGTAGTTATTATTGTTTGGAGGGTTAGGTTGAGCAAGTCTAATGATACTGAAGAGGATGTGGAAGATGATTATATAAAGCAAGTTCCAGGAATGCCTGTCAGGTTTTCGTATGAAGATCTACGCGTTGCAACCAATGATTTCAAGGAAACACTAGGAAGAGGAGGCTTCGGGTCTGTATTCAAAGGAGTACTTGCAGATGGAACAGGAATTGCTGTGAAGCGTTTGGATAAATTAGGCCAAGGAAAGAGGGCGTTTTTAGCAGAAGTTGAGACGATTGGAAGTGTGCACCATTTTAACTTGGTAAGGTTGATAGGATTTTGTGCAGAGAAATCGTATAGGCTTTTAGTATATGAGCACATGAGTAACAGCTCATTGGACAATtggatttttaagaaaatacaaGGATCTTCCCTAGATTGGCAGACACGAAAGAAGATTATACTTGACATAGCAAAAGGGCTGGCGTATCTTCATGAAGAATGCCGGCAAACCATAATGCACCTGGATATAAAGCCGCAGAACATACTCTTAGATCCAAATTTCAATGCCAAAATCTCTGACTTCGGGCTATCCAAGCTGATTGATAGGGAGATGAGCCAAGTTCAGCTCTCAATGAGAGGAACCCCTGGATATCTTGCTCCAGAATGGCATCAAGAATTAGGTCGCATTACAGTAAAAGTTGATGTATACAGCTTTGGAATTGTTCTCCTGGAAGTAGTTTGTGCACGCAGAAGCGTTGATCACTCACAACCAGAGTCTGCCTTCCATTTGCTTAGAATGTTGCAGAACAAAGCTGAatacattttgaaatttttagacGAATATATGCAGAGTGATAGAGATGAAATTATCAGGATGATAAAGATTGCTGCTTGGTGTTTGCAAGATGATCCAGAAAAAAGGCCTCTCATGTCAACAGTTGTAAAGGTGTTGGAGGGTGTAATGGAGGTAGATTCAAACCTGGTGTATAAGTTTTCACATGCATTGGCACCACCTCCTGTTGCTGATGACTATATTCTTTCAGCACCGCCACCAGCATCAGTTCTTTCTAATCCTAGATGA